AGCTGCGCCGGAGGCTGGTGCGTGCCCGGCGCGAAACGGCGGACCGGCTGCGCCGGCTCGGCATCGAACCCTGGCTCCTGCCGCGCGGCGGCTTCAACCTGTGGTGCCGCCTGCCGGAAGAGCTCGAATCCGGAGAGGTCGCGCAGGCTGCAATTGCAGAGGGCGTCGTGCTCGCTCCCGGCAATGTCTTCTCCGTTTCGGCGGGCGCGGCGGGTTTCATGCGCTTCAATGTCGCCCATATGCAGGAGCCGCGCGTCTACGCGGCCCTGACGGCCGCGATGCGGCGGGCGGGCGCAGCGAAGGGCCGGGAATCGTAAATTCGGGCGCTGGGAGGCGCGGAATCGCGCCGCATTAAATCTCCCTCAATTCCTTCATGGCATTGGCTGTCTGTCGCATACGAAGGAGAGCCGCATGGCTTTGATCGATTTCCGGACCACGCACAATCAGGTCGTCTACATCAACCCGGACCACGTGGCCTATGTCACGTCCTTCGAGGAGGATGTCAGCATCATCGCGCTGGCGATCACCGGCGCCAGCGGAAAGCCCGTGGTGCTCTATGTGCGCGGCCATGTCGAACTCATCCAGCAGAAGCTCGAAAGAGGCCCCGTTCGCAAGACCGCCGCCGCCTAGAGTTTGTCAGGGAAAAGTGGAAACCGGTTTTCCCGAAAAGACAAACGAAAACAAAAGAATTTAGAGCATGTCTGGTTCAATCTGAACCTGACATGCTCTAGCCTGATCACCGCCGTTTCGCGGCGACGTCGAGCAGCAGGAAGGCCGTGACGACGGCAAGGCCGGCAGCCGTCAGCCATGACCAGGAATAGAGCGGCGACAGGCCTTCGATGAGGAAGGTCAGCACCGGCAGCGCCGCCATCGTCACCATCACGGTATAGGGATCGCAGCGGCCGATGCCGATCTGCAGCAGGTAGAGCGGTGCCAGCACGCCGACCAGCGAGACCGCGAGAAGCGCGGCAACGAGGGGTCCCGACCATTCGATCGCTGCGACATCGGTTCCGAAGGTCATTGCCAGCGACAACGGCAGGATGAGGTAGAACCGGTGCGCGAGAACCGCACCGAACTTCCAGCCCCTCTCCAGCAGCGTCTTCGACGCAACGGTGATCAGCACGGCGCCGATACCCGCCGCAACGCTTGCCGCAAGCCCAAGCCACGCCGTCTTGCCGAAGGAGGCGAAGCCGCTGCCATGGAGGGCTGCCGCCGCGAGGATGGCGCAGCCGGCAAGGATGCCGATGCAGACGACAAGCCGAGCCGCGGATGGATGCTCACCCTTCGTGAGGCGCGCGATGAGGATAGCGAGGATCGGGCCGATGCCGATCTCCACCGCCCCGACGATAGCCGGCTCGATGCGCTTCAGGGCGTAGAAGAAGCTGAGGAAGGTGAGTGCGGTGGCGGCATTGAGCAGCAGCAGCGGCCCGAATGCCCTCGCCCCGGCGCCGCGCCAGGACAGCGCAAGGAAGAACGCCGCCGTGAGGGCGAAGCTGACGAGCACGAAGAAGGGCGTCGGAAGTGACCCCAGCCATGTCCCGTACATAACCTTTCCGATGGCCTGCAGCAGCACCGCAAGCACGATCATGGCGCGGCCGAAAGCGGCTGCCTGTACAGAAGACATGGTTCCTCCCATCGCTGGTCGTATCGAAGACCTGCGCATAACACGGATAGGCTGCATGCTGGCAAGAGCCTGCATCGGCGCAGGGCGTTTTCCATCCCTGCGCCAACGGTTTCGATCAGCCATCCTCGCCGCGAGCCGCCCCGGACAGCGCCGTCCGTTCCGGCAAATCACCGACATCGATGACGATGCGGCTGCCATCCCGCGCGGGCCGGCGCAGGGCGTCCTTGTGGAACGGCGCGGCCTTCAGTCTTCCCGTTTCCTGCAAGGCCTGAAGCCGTGACCGGGACAGGTCCAGTTCCGCGGCAAGAAGCCTGTCGAGCCTCAGCGAACCCTGCACCGGAACCGAAAGGACGATCTCGATCCTGTTCCAGACGGAGGCCTGCGAAAGCACGGTTTTCCGGACCCTGCTTTCGGGGAAGATCTCGATGCGCGGCACCTTCCGCCGCAGCGCCTCGATATCGAAAGCGTGGCGGCGCGCCCATTGCACGTCATTGGATTGCAGGGCCTGCAAGGTCGCGGGGTCGATCTCCCGGATGTTCCGGCGTTCGAAGAGCGAGCGGTTCCAGGTCCTGTCGCAAACCGTGCATTTGTAGATCAGCCAGGCATCGAGCTTCTTGCCATTGGCGTTGAGCCTCAGCCTGTCGCTCGACCGGAACGGTCTTGGCCCGCCGCAGGTGCTGCAGGCGATGATCGGCTGCGGCGCGGCGGTGGGAACGATGGTCCAGCGGACCACAAGAGTATTTTGCATGTCGTCTTGGTCTTCCGAAAGGAAGTTCACCAAGAGGAAGTCATGAGATTCCCGTTACGGGCGCGGCGTGGCGGTTGCTTCGAGGGCGGAAGAGCTGAGGCAGCCGGAAACGGCTGCGCATGGCACAGGTCGACAATGCCAGACCGGTCTCAGACCACCACCCGATGAACAGGGCACGGCTCGGCACGGCAAACGCCATGCTGCTCCGTGGGGTGAACGGGGTGAGACCGGTGTTTACGACGGCAAAACGGAACCTCTGTGCGCCAAAGCTCTTCGCCGCAGCCTTAGCAAATGCCGGCACACATGAAAAGCGCCGACGCTCGGGAACGCGGCGACGCCTAGGCCGTCGCTTCCGTACGACGGGACCGGCGGTTGAGCAGAACGGACACGCCGAGCAGCAGCATGGAGAGCAGCATCACCACGGTCGCGGCGGCGGCGATGGTGGGGGTGAGCGTGTCGCGGGCGATGGTGAACATCTCGCGCGGCAGGGTGCGCTGCCCCGGGCCGGCGAGGAAGACCGTGACGACGACTTCGTCGAGCGACGTGGCGAAGGCGAAGATGGCGCCGGATCCGATGCCCGGCAGGATGGCCGGCAACGTGACGGCCCGGAAGCTCTCGAGCGGCGTCGCACCCATGCTGGCCGCGGCCCAGAGCAGCCGGCGGTCGAGCGCCGTCAGCACGGCGGAGACGGTGACGACCACGAAGGGCACGGCAAGCGCCGTATGCGCCAGAACGAGGCCGATGAAGGTGGCGGTGAGGCCGATCATCGAAAAGAGGAAGTACATGCCGACACCGACGATCACTACCGGCGCGACCATGGGAATGAGCAGGAAACCGTTGATCAGCCGGCGACCCGGCAGGCCGGGCGTGGCAAGCCCGAGCGCCGCCATGGTGCCGAGCGGCGTTGCCAGCGCCGTCGTCGCCACTGCTACCATGAGGCTGTTGGCGAGCGCGTCGGTCCAGGTCGGCGTGGTGAAGAACTCCACATACCAGCGCAGCGAGAAGCCCTTGATCGGGTAGCTGAAGTCGCCGCCCGAATTGAACGAGAAGAGCACGATCACCACCAGCGGCACCATCAGGAAGACGAGGCTCAGGATGGCGACGGTGGCAAGGGCGATATTGCCGCAGCGGGCGGCGGGGGTGATCACGCGCGCGGTCATGGTCCTACCTCCGCTGGCCGTTGCTGCCGCTCGCCAGAAAGTTCTGGAGGGCATAGAGCGACATGGTCGCGGTGAGCAGGATGAGGCCGAGCGAGGAGGCGAGACCCCAGTTGAGCGTGCCCGTGGTGAAGAGCGCGATGTAGTAGCTGATCATCTGGTCCGCCGGGCCGCCGACGAGCATGGGCGTGATATAGAAACCGAGCGTCACCACGAAGACCATCAGCGTGCCGGCCATCATGCCGGGCATGGCTTGCGGCAGATAGACCCGGAAGAAGGCATGGACGGGCGTCGCGCCAAGGGAAAGCGCGGCGCGGTAAAGCCGGGCATCGATGGAGCGCATGTTGCTGAGCAGCGGGAAGATCATGAAGGGCAGCATGACATGCACCAGCGCGACGATGACGCCGAAGCGATTGTAAAGCAGCTGGAACGGCGTATCGATGAGGCCGAGATCCATCAGCAGCGTGTTGATGACGCCGCGATCCTGCAGGAGCGCGAGCCAGGAGGTGGTGCGCACGAGGATCGAGGTCCAGAATGGCAGCAGCACCATCAGCAGGAGGATATTATGCACGCGCGGCGTCTGCCGCAGCAGGAAGGCGCAAAGCGGAAAGGCGATGAGCAGCGTGATCACCGACGTTACCAGTGCGATCACGAAAGTGCGCACGATGATCGATCGGTATAGCCCGCCATCCCGCGAGGGGACGACGCCTTCGACGTAGTCGTGCTTGAGGTCGAAGGCGGAAAGAAGATGGTAGCTGCCTGCCGGCCCCACCGCGCGCTTCATGATCTGCCAACTGCCGTTATCGCCCCATTTCGGATTGATCGAGGCGAGCGGCAGCGTCTTGCCGCCGTCGAGCGCACGCTTGGTGGATTGCAGCAGGGCGCGGAAGCCCGCATCCTCGTAGGAAAGCCGGCGGCTGAGCGATGCGAGCGCCGCACGATCGGCCGCCTTGAGGTCGGCGGCGAGCGCCGTCTCGGCCTCCTCGCCGGGAAGTCCCCTGCCGTCCCAGGAAGCAAGCGCGGCTGATGTCGCCGGAAGCGCGGCCTGCATTTCCGGATCGGCCACGGAGCGCCAGACGATCAGGCCGGCGGGCACGAGAAATGTCGCCATCAGGAAAAGCAGGAGCGGCGCGATCAGCGCATAACCGCGCCACATCGCTCCCCGCTTCCCCACGAACAAACCGCCATCCGACGCCATAGGCCGCTCCCTGCCCGGTTCGAGCCCCGCGCGCAGGACTGCGCGCGGGGTTCTTCATTTTACTTGGCCGACCATTCCGCCCAGCGGGCGGTCAGGGTGTCGATATTGTCGATCCAGAAAGCATCGTCGATCTTCAACACGTTGCCGGCATTTTCCGGCGCGGTCGGCAGGTCGGCGCGCAGCTTGGCGTCGATGAGGTCGAAAGCCTTGGCGGAGGTGATGCCGATCGGCTGGACTTCCGGCAGATGGCTCTGCGGCTCCGCCTCGCCGGCGAACTTCAGGAGATCGTAGGCGGCGTCGACATTCGGCGAGGTCTTGAGAATGACCCAGCTGTCCACGGTCTGCAGCGACTGGTCCCAAACGATGCCGAAGGGCTTGTTTTCCTTGTTGATCGCGTTGGTGACGCGACCGTTAAAGGAGGTCGTCATGACCACCTCGCCGGAGGAGAGCAACTGCATCGGCTGGCCGCCGGAGGACCAGAAGACCAACGAGGACTTGATCGTGTCGAGCTTGGCGAAGGCCCGGTCGACACCCTCGGGCGTCGAGAGCACCTGGTAGACCTCGTCCGGCTTCACGCCGTCGGCAAGCAGGGCGAATTCCAGGCTGGTCTTCGGCGAATTGCGCATGGAGCGCTTGCCCGGATATTTCGCAAGGTCGAAGAAATCGGCCCAGCTCGGCGGCGCGCTGATGCGCGACTTGTCGTAAGCGAGAACGTGATTGTAGATCGCCGCGCCGATGCCGCATTCGCTGACGGCGCCCTGCACGTAATTGTCCTTGCCGCCGAGGCGGTCGACGTCGAGCGGCAGGATCAGCCCTTCCTCGCAGGCGATCTGCAGTTCCTCGCTCTCGGCGATCACGATGTCCCAGCCGCTGTCGCCGCTTTCCACCTTGGTGCGCAGCACGCCGATACCGTTCTCCCAGGTGTCTTCCACCACCTTCTTGCCGCTCTTTTCCTGGTAGGGCACGAAGATGGCGTTGTGCTGGGCTTCCTGGAACGTGCCGCCGTTGGAGACGATCACGAGGTCGCGGGCATTGGCGGCCGCAAGCGGCACGACGCTGGCCATGAGGAAGGCGAGAAGCGTTTTCTTGAGCATGTCTATTCCCCTTTTTCGTTTGAAGTCATGCACTATGCGAGAACCAGCGCATCGGCCGCCGGCACGGAGAGCGACACCGTCCCGCCGGCCCCCGGCAGGCAGGCGCCCGATTGCGGATTGAGTTTGATCTGCAGCGATTGCCCGCCCGGTATGTCCACGCGCACCCGCACATGGTCGCCATGGAAGGCGCTTTCGCTGACGGTGCCGTCGAGCCGGTTCGGCCCGGCGGCAGCAGGCGAAATGGATTCCGGCCGCGCGACGAAGACGGCGGGGCCGCCCACCGCAAGCCCCTCGCCCGCCCGCGCCGAAAGCACGGTGCCGCCGGCAAGGCGGATGTCGGCCATGCCGTCCGAAAGCGCCGTCACAGTGCCTTCCAGCATGTTGGTTTCGCCGAGGAAGCTCGCGACGAAGCGGTTGCGCGGCCGGGTGTAGATCTCGGTCGGCGAGGTGATCTGCTGGATGCGGCCCTGATGGAAGACCGCGACGCGGTCCGACATGGTCAGCGCCTCGTCCTGGTCATGCGTGACATAGACGAAGGTGAGGCCGAGCTGGCGGTGGATGTTCTTGATCTCGGTCTGCATCTGCTCGCGCAGCGCCTTGTCGAGCGCGCCGAGCGGTTCGTCCATCAGCACCATGCGCGGCCGGTAGACGAGCGCGCGGGCAAGCGCCACGCGCTGCTGCTGGCCGCCCGAAAGCTGAGCGGGATGGCGGTCGGCGAAACTGGTGAGATGCACCAGCGCCAGCGCCTCTTCCACCCGCCGCCGCCGCTCGGCCGCATCGACCTTGCGCACGCCGAGCGGGAAGGCGATGTTTTCCGCCACGCTCATATGCGGGAACAGCGCGTAGCTCTGGAACACCACGCCCATGTCGCGCCGGTAGGGCGGCAGGCCGGTAATGTCGCGGCCCTCGAAGGTGATGGTGCCGGCATCCGGCCACTCGAAGCCGGCCAGCATCATCAGCGTCGTCGTCTTGCCCGAGCCGCTGGGGCCGAGCAATGTCAGGAACTCGCCCCTGGCGATGTCGAGATCCAGCCCGTCGACCACGGTCGTCTTGCCGTCGTACCGCTTGGTGACGGACCGGAAGGAAACGATGGGAGCCCCCTCTCCCGTCTGGCGCTCCGGGCTCGTCATCGGCCGAGCTGCCCCTCTACCTCTTCGATGCCACCCTTGACGGCAGCGACGATGGCCTCGATGTCACCGGGCGCGGCGACGAGCGGCGGCGAGAAGACCAGGGTCGGCCCCAGCGCCCGCAGCAGCACGCCGCGCGCCTTCACGGCGTCGGCGACCTTCGCCCCGATGCCGGCGGCCGGCGCGAAGGGCCGCTTTTCCGCCTTGTCCTCGACGAATTCAACGGCGGCCATCAGGCCGATGCCGCGCACGTCGCCGACGATGGAGGAGCCGGCGAGAGCACGAAGCCCGTCCTGCAGGATCGGCGCCTTGGCGCGCACCTGGCCGCAGATGTCGATCTCGTCGTAGATTTTCAGCGTCTCGTTCGCGACGGCAGCGCCCACCGGATGGCCGCCATAGGTGTAGCCGTGGCCGAAGCCGCCGAGTTGCGCGGTGAAATCGGCGACCGCCTGATAGACGCGGTCGGTCATCATCAGCGCAGAGATGGGGAAATAGGCCGAGGACAGACCCTTGGCGCAGGTCAGCATGTCCGGTTCCAGCCCATAGAGCTGCGAGCCCCAATAGGCGCCCGTACGTCCGAAGCCGCAGATCACCTCGTCGGCGACGAACAGGATCTCGTATTTGCGCAGGATGCGCTGGACATGATCGAAATAGCCGCGCGGCGGCACCACGACGCCGCCCGTGCCCATGACGGGCTCGGCGAAGAAAGCGGAGATCGTCTCCGGCCCCTCGCGCAGGATCAGCGCCTCCAGCTCCTCGCCGAGGCGGGCCGAATAGGCCTCCTCGGTCTCGTCCGCCAGCATGCCGCGATAGGTGTCCGGGCAGGAGACATGCAGGAAGCCCGGCAGCGGCAGGCCCCAGCCATTGTGCATGTTGGGCAGGCCCGTGAGGCTGGCCGAGGCGATGGTCGTGCCGTGATAGGCGCGCTGACGGCCGATGATCTTGCGCTTTTCCGGCTTGCCGATGGCCGCGTGGTAGAACCAGGAAAGCTTGATTGCCGTATCGACCGCCTCCGAGCCGGACGCCTGGAACAGCGCCTTGGACATCGGCGACGGGGCACGGGCGATCAGCGCCTCGGCAAGATCGATCACCGGCTCGCTGGTGCGATGGGCGAAGGTCTGGATATAGGGCAGCTTGAGCATCTGGGCATGGGCGACCTCGACGAGACGACGCTCGGAATAGCCGAGCGAGGCGCACCACAGGCCTGCCATGCCGTCGATGAGCTGCTGCCCGTCCGTATCGCTTATGCGAACACCGTCACCCGAATCGACGATGGCCGGCCCCACCTGCTCATGCAGGCGAAAATTGGTCTGAGGATGGGCGTGGAATTTGATATCGCGACCCGAAGCGGAGTTTGGAATAATCTGATTCATCACAGGCCCTCCCGTCTATCGTTTCTCATTACAAAATTGCGTTTTGCATTACAAGACAAATTTTGTACAAATGCGAAGCGGACTTGTGCACCGGCCATCGGGGCGTTAGCTCTTGGAAACGGAATGCAGGCGGAACGCATCAACGAACGGGGAAACACGCGATGAATGAAAAGATGCGCTCGGACGGGGGTGTGAAATCCGTTCAGATGGCGTTCGATGTGCTGGAGGCCGTGGCGGCGGCGCCGGACGAGATCGGCGTCAGCGAACTGGCCGTCCTGCTCGGCACCACGAAGGGCACGGTCTTCCGCCATTTGCAGACGCTGGCGGAACGCGGTTATGTGGATCAGAACCCCGTCTCTTCCCGCTACAAGCTCGGCATGCGTTCCTATTTCATCGGGCAGGTCGCCGCCGCGCGCATCGAACTGCTCTCCGCCTCCACCGAGGCGATCTCGACGCTGCGCGACGAGATCGGCGAAACCGTGGTGGTCTCGGCGCTGCGCGGCACGAGCCTCGTGGTGATGAAGACCGTGTTCGGCAAGTCGAACCTCGAGATCGGCGTGCGGCAGGGCAGCGAACTGGTGCTGCATGGCACGGCGCAGGGCAAGATCGCGCTTGCCTTCAGCCGCAAGCCGCTGCTCCAGCAGATTCTGCGCAAGCCGCTTACGGCGCTTACCGATCAGACGCTGACGGATCCCGCGGCGCTGGAGGCCGATATCGAACGCGCCCGTCGGCAGGGCTATATCACAGCCGCCAACGAAGAGACCTTCGGCATCAATGCAGTGGCCGCTCCGGTGCTCGACGGCACCGGCGACCTTGCCGGCACCATCGCCATCGTCGGTTCCATCCAGAACATCAAGGCGATGCCCGACGAGGCCCAGGTACAGGCGCTCCTGAAGGCGAGCCTGCGCATCTCCTGGAACCTCGGCTACGACAAGATGGCGATCGGCAACCGCTAGAGTTTGTCAGGGAAAAGTGGGAACCGGTTTTCCCGAAAAGACAAACGAAAACAAAAGAATTCAGAGCATGTCTGGTTCAATCTGAACCTGACACGCTCCAGGCTGGAAAACCAAAGAGGGTGGCGGGATTGTCGCTGAGGATCGTGCGCAGCAGGGCCTTGTCGCCATCGCAGTAGCGGTTGAGCAGGTCGAGAAGGTCGCCGTCATTGGGCGGCGGGGTCTTCGACAGGGGATGCGGCCAGTCGCTTGCCCAGAGCACGCGGTCGGGCGCGGCAGAGATATAGGTGCGGGCAATCCCCGCCGCATCGGCCCAGGGCGGTCCTTCCGCCGAAATCTTGTGTCCGTTGGACAGCAGCACCCAGACATTGCCGCGCCGGAGGAGGTCGCAGACCTTCGCCACGGTCGGGCCGTCCAGACCCTCGCGGATATCCGGCCGGCCCATATGGTCGATGACGACGGGCAGATCGAGCTTCTCATAGAGCGAAACGCTGTCGAGAATGCCCGCCTGCCCCGGCTGGATCTTGATGTACCAGCCAAGCTCCTTCGCCCGCGCGACGGCGCGCGCGAAGGCCGCCTCGTCGGGCAACAGGTTGACCGCGCCGAGGAAATTGAACCGCGCGCCGCGCACCCCCGCCGCATCTAGCAAGCCGATGGCCCGGTCGTCGAGGTCGAGAAGCGACGCGCCGATGGTGCAGCCGCGATAGTTTGGGCCGGCAATGGCAAGCGCATCCAGCATCGCGCTGTTGTCCGTGCCGTAGGTGGTCGCCTGCACGATGACGCCGCGCGCAATGCCGAGGACCGCGTGCATGCGCAGCGCTTCGGCAATAGTCGCCTGCGGCATCTGGTAGGCCGCGCCCGGCCGTACGGGATAGGTCTCCGGCGGGCCGAAGACGTGAAACTGGCAATCCGTCGCCCCGGCCGGCACCGCGAAGGCGGGGCCGTGCGGAGCGGGATCGAAGGGGAAATACTCGCTCATGGCGCAGTTTCCTTCTCGGGCAGAACAGCGACGAAATCGCACTGGATTTCCAGCCGTCCCTCAAGGTCGGCCTGAAGGCTATGGCGTGCCGGGCGGCTCGCCTCGTCCGGGAACATCGCCAGCCATTCCCGGTTCAGCGCCTCGCGCCGCGACCGGTCGCGCATCCAGACGTTGATTTTCAGAATATCGTCCGTCGTGCCGCCGGCCGCTTCCACGATGCTGCGCACATGCGCGAACAGGAAACGGCACTGCGCCTCCATGCCCTCGGCGACCTCGCCGGTCTCGGGATCGACGCCGTTGATGATGCCCGACATCACGAGATTGCCGATCCGCGCGGCATTGGGGATGGGGTTCTTGTGCCGGAACCCCGGAATGTGGATGGAAACGCGTCTCACAGGATCACTCCCTGCAGCAGCCAGAGGACGAGGATGAGGACGAGGCCGACCAGCACGGTGAGCCAGGCACTGCCGACCAGCGCCCGGTGTCCGGCGAGCGGCACGCCGGCCCGCCGGACGGTGGCGAGCGCCGCTTCGAATTCCGCCGCACGCGGAAAAGCGAAGCGGTGCTCGCGCCCGGCGATGACCAAGTCTATCGTCATCGCCGCCCGGTCGGCGACGCAGCCGGTCGCCTCCGTGAGCCGGGCTGCGAAGTCCGGTTCGCCGCCCTCAAGCGAGGCGATGGCGACGGGGTCGGTAACGAGATGCCGGAACTCCATGACCCACCCCGCCCCTTTCGCTAGGCGCCGATCTGGCTGACGAACTTGTGCGCGAGATAGGCTTCCAGCCCTTCGCTGCCGCCTTCGCTACCGTGGCCGCTGTCCTTGACACCGCCGAAGGGCGTTTCGGACGCAGCAAGGCCGAAATGGTTGATCGAGACCATGCCGGACTCGACCTCGTCGGCAAGGCGGGCCGCATTCGCGCTGGAACGGGTGAAGGCATAGGCGCCGAGGCCGACCGGGAGACGGTTCGCCTCCGCGATCGCCGCATCCAGCCCGTCGAAGCGATTGACGATGGCGAGCGGCCCGAAGGGTTCCTCGCTCATCACCCGCGCGGCCAGCGGCACGTCGGCCAGCACCGTCGGCGCATAGAAATTGCCCTGATTGCCGATGCGCCGACCGCCGGTGACGAGCCTCGCCCCCTTTTCCACCGCATCGCGCACCAATCCGTCGATGGCATCGATGCGCCGTGCATGGGCGAGTGGCCCCATTTGCGTGCCCGCCGCCGCGCCGTCGCCGACAACGAGGCCTTCGGCAATGGTCGTGAAGCGTTCGAGGAAGTTTTCATGCACCGCGCTGTCGACGAGATAACGCGTCGGCGAGGTGCAGATCTGGCCCGCATTACGGAATTTCGTGCCGGCCCCGAGCGTCGCTACGGCCGCCACATCGACGTCGCCGCAGACGATGAACGGCGCATGGCCGCCAAGCTCCATGGTCGTGCGCTTGAGGTGCTGGCCCGCCATCGCCGCAAGCTGCCGCCCGACCGCGACCGAGCCGGTAAAGGAAATCTTGCGGATGACCGGGGACGGAATGAGATGGCCGGAAATCTCCGCCGGCACGCCGAAGACGAGATTGACGACGCCCGCCGGCACGCCCGCCTCAGCGAAACATTTGACGAGTTCGATGGCGCAGGTCGGCGTTTCCTCCGGCGCCTTGGCGATGATGGTGCAGCCGGCGGCGAGTGCCGCCGCGATCTTGCGCACCAGCTGCCCGCAGGGGAAGTTCCACGGGCTGAAGGCGGCAACGGGGCCTACGGGTTCGGCGACGGTCATCTGCCGCGCGCCGGGAATGCGCGAGGGAATGACGCGGCCATAGGCGCGGCGGCCTTCCTGTGCATACCAGTCGATGAAATCGGCGGTCGCGCCCGCTTCCATGCGCGCCTCGGCAAGCGGCTTGCCCTGCTCGCGGGTAATGGCGGCGGCGATGGTCTCGGCGCGCTCGCGCACGAGGCCCGCGGCCTTGGCGAGGATCTGGTAGCGTTCGAAGGCGGTGGTGCGCCTCCAGGCGGCGAAGCTGCGCTCGGCGGCGGCAAGCGCCCGGTCGAGATCGGCGACCTCGGCGAAGGCGACGTCACCGATGTCCTGGCCGGTCGCGGGATTGACGACTTTGCCGCGGCGCGTGCCGCTGCCGGCGGTCCAGGCGCCGTCGATGAACAGGGATGCGGTCATGGGCTGATCCTCTCAGGCATATTCGGGACGGGCGGGGGTGAAGACATCGAGGTTGAAGGCCGGCTCGTCGCCGACCACCTCGACATAATGCGTGACGCCGCCCGGAATCTTGGCGAGACCGCCCGGCCCCAGCCGCACCACGTCGTCGCCGATGTGGAAATCGACGAGGCCGGAAAGGATGTAGACGATCTGCTCGTTGGGGTGGGAATGCGGCCGTGTCTCGTGGCCCGGCCAGAGCCGGTGCAGCGCCAGCGTCGCGCCGTCGCCGGAAAAGGCCTTGCGCTCGATGCCCGGACGCACCGGCGTCCAGTCCATGGCTTCCCAATCGACCGTATGGATGTTCATGTCTGCCTCCGTCATTCGTGTGAGGCGGCATCCGCCAGACGCTTCACCCGCCGGGCCTCGGCGAGGAGAAAGCTCTGGTCCGAGCCGCAGATGAAGAAAGTGATGCCGAGCCGCCGATAGGCCGCGATGGCCTCTGGCGCGCCGACATAGATGCCGACCGTTCGGCCGTGCCGGCGCCCGGCCTCGGCAACGGCCTCGATGGCATGGGCAAGACGCGGATCGTCCGGCTTGCAGCCGAGCGACAGGGCAAGGTCGGCCGGGCCGATGAAGAGCACGTCGACGCCCTCCATCGCGGCGATGGCGTCGATGCGTTCGACCGCCTCCGCATCCTCGATCTGCACCGCGATCACCCGCTCACCATCTGCACGCTCGCGGTAGGCCGCGGGCACGTCGGTGCCATAGCCGCCCGCGCGCACCGAGGGCGAGAAGCCCCGGCGGCCGCGGTGGAAATCGGCAGCCTCCAGCACGGCAAGCGCATCTTCCGGTCCGCGCACATGCGGCACGACCACGCCGCGCGCGCCGAGATCCAGCACGGACGCGATGGCCGAGGCATCGTTGCGCGCCACGCGCACCAGCACCGGCCAGCCGCCCGAGCAGGCGACCATGCGGTCGATATCGGCCACGGTGACGGGCGCATGCTCGCCGTCCGCGACGGCGAAATCCAGTCCGGCGCGGGAGAGGATTTCGACGGAATGGAAGGCCGGCGTCTTGAGGAACGTGCCGACCAGCACATCGCCCCGCCGCACGCGCGCCGTGAAGGACGCGTCGCTCATCCCGCGTCCCCGATGAACTCGGCGGCGTTGGTGGCGACCATCTTGCGGATATCCGCCTTGGCGTAACCGAGATCGAGCAGCAGGCCGATCATCTGGCGGAAGCCCTCGACGGGCGTCGGGTTGTTCTTCTGCCCGAGATCGGAACCGAAGAAGGTGTTGTCGACGCCGGCGGCGGCGATGACCTTCCTCAGATGATCGTGGTCGAAGAGGTAGAAGGTGGACGGCACGAACATGCAGATCGAATGCTCGATCTTCACACCCATGCGGGCGAGCTGCGCGACGTCCTCGAAGGAGCCGTCGTTGACATAGGTCGGGTGGTTGAGGAAGAGCC
This genomic stretch from Roseateles sp. XES5 harbors:
- a CDS encoding aminotransferase, which produces MNQIIPNSASGRDIKFHAHPQTNFRLHEQVGPAIVDSGDGVRISDTDGQQLIDGMAGLWCASLGYSERRLVEVAHAQMLKLPYIQTFAHRTSEPVIDLAEALIARAPSPMSKALFQASGSEAVDTAIKLSWFYHAAIGKPEKRKIIGRQRAYHGTTIASASLTGLPNMHNGWGLPLPGFLHVSCPDTYRGMLADETEEAYSARLGEELEALILREGPETISAFFAEPVMGTGGVVVPPRGYFDHVQRILRKYEILFVADEVICGFGRTGAYWGSQLYGLEPDMLTCAKGLSSAYFPISALMMTDRVYQAVADFTAQLGGFGHGYTYGGHPVGAAVANETLKIYDEIDICGQVRAKAPILQDGLRALAGSSIVGDVRGIGLMAAVEFVEDKAEKRPFAPAAGIGAKVADAVKARGVLLRALGPTLVFSPPLVAAPGDIEAIVAAVKGGIEEVEGQLGR
- a CDS encoding IclR family transcriptional regulator gives rise to the protein MNEKMRSDGGVKSVQMAFDVLEAVAAAPDEIGVSELAVLLGTTKGTVFRHLQTLAERGYVDQNPVSSRYKLGMRSYFIGQVAAARIELLSASTEAISTLRDEIGETVVVSALRGTSLVVMKTVFGKSNLEIGVRQGSELVLHGTAQGKIALAFSRKPLLQQILRKPLTALTDQTLTDPAALEADIERARRQGYITAANEETFGINAVAAPVLDGTGDLAGTIAIVGSIQNIKAMPDEAQVQALLKASLRISWNLGYDKMAIGNR
- a CDS encoding amidohydrolase family protein codes for the protein MSEYFPFDPAPHGPAFAVPAGATDCQFHVFGPPETYPVRPGAAYQMPQATIAEALRMHAVLGIARGVIVQATTYGTDNSAMLDALAIAGPNYRGCTIGASLLDLDDRAIGLLDAAGVRGARFNFLGAVNLLPDEAAFARAVARAKELGWYIKIQPGQAGILDSVSLYEKLDLPVVIDHMGRPDIREGLDGPTVAKVCDLLRRGNVWVLLSNGHKISAEGPPWADAAGIARTYISAAPDRVLWASDWPHPLSKTPPPNDGDLLDLLNRYCDGDKALLRTILSDNPATLFGFPAWSVSGSD
- a CDS encoding RidA family protein: MRRVSIHIPGFRHKNPIPNAARIGNLVMSGIINGVDPETGEVAEGMEAQCRFLFAHVRSIVEAAGGTTDDILKINVWMRDRSRREALNREWLAMFPDEASRPARHSLQADLEGRLEIQCDFVAVLPEKETAP
- a CDS encoding NAD-dependent succinate-semialdehyde dehydrogenase; the protein is MTASLFIDGAWTAGSGTRRGKVVNPATGQDIGDVAFAEVADLDRALAAAERSFAAWRRTTAFERYQILAKAAGLVRERAETIAAAITREQGKPLAEARMEAGATADFIDWYAQEGRRAYGRVIPSRIPGARQMTVAEPVGPVAAFSPWNFPCGQLVRKIAAALAAGCTIIAKAPEETPTCAIELVKCFAEAGVPAGVVNLVFGVPAEISGHLIPSPVIRKISFTGSVAVGRQLAAMAGQHLKRTTMELGGHAPFIVCGDVDVAAVATLGAGTKFRNAGQICTSPTRYLVDSAVHENFLERFTTIAEGLVVGDGAAAGTQMGPLAHARRIDAIDGLVRDAVEKGARLVTGGRRIGNQGNFYAPTVLADVPLAARVMSEEPFGPLAIVNRFDGLDAAIAEANRLPVGLGAYAFTRSSANAARLADEVESGMVSINHFGLAASETPFGGVKDSGHGSEGGSEGLEAYLAHKFVSQIGA
- a CDS encoding cupin domain-containing protein; its protein translation is MNIHTVDWEAMDWTPVRPGIERKAFSGDGATLALHRLWPGHETRPHSHPNEQIVYILSGLVDFHIGDDVVRLGPGGLAKIPGGVTHYVEVVGDEPAFNLDVFTPARPEYA